A region from the Rhodamnia argentea isolate NSW1041297 chromosome 7, ASM2092103v1, whole genome shotgun sequence genome encodes:
- the LOC115728769 gene encoding uncharacterized protein LOC115728769 isoform X3: MMPLQLRSLYLTTIPAVASTHVVGSVHEESGSSLLHQDVTSENSTSLQAPFGSVSRESGTWYSYKSGEVFPKKRENLLLWVKTTSFPEIDKLCSKGYGFVSVLLSRLNPMSNEDNDSTNLVRKQLDSSMSSKLHAYPQFGIRLKEFNQNCAWDFLEAEGRQCLDCSLSSGWANKPIERIIPDFDLPAVAALKTSTWQESEDEFQAPNKSSIEEETRDSEWDWVLDNKNNERDLCFVCRSGELTTAPALLTYRCNDRQQTLESGFGGRELSAFSVSSLYPSKFCPSLCHPTSFHDNDLEMHYDPQTLDSGFVGSELSALFVSSHYPSRYWPSQFQSTSFHSNDFKSYFDRQTLESGFGGRESPAFSVSSHYPLQFCPSQFPSTSFHNYDCEIQYHRKEDIAIFSDLPCSLSRDSYNSRRAEDYNFDDSYVVFSPPEQDLFIHKGFNERNYHPLCTPLDVILN, encoded by the exons ATGATGCCACTCCAGCTAAGAAGTTTATATCTGACTACAATCCCAGCAGTAG CAAGTACCCATGTGGTCGGTAGCGTCCATGAGGAATCTGGGTCATCACTGCTTCACCAGGATGTTACATCTGAGAATTCTACCTCTCTTCAAGCTCCATTCGGTAGTGTATCTAGAGAATCAG GGACTTGGTATAGCTATAAGTCTGGTGAAGTCTTTCCTAAGAAGAGGGAGAATCTACTTTTGTGGGTCAAAACTACCTCCTTTCCTGAAATTGACAAACTCTGCTCAAAGGG GTATGGTTTTGTTTCCGTACTCTTAAGTCGCCTAAACCCAATGAGCAATGAGGACAAT GATTCTACAAATCTTGTTAGGAAGCAACTTGACTCCAGCATGAGCTCTAAACTGCATGCTTACCCACAGTTTGGTATTCGGTTAAAAGAGTTTAATCAGAATTGCGCATGGGACTTTCTGGAAGCTGAAGGTAGACAGTGCTTGGACTGTTCTCTATCCTCTGGGTGGGCAAATAAACCTATAGAAAGAATTATCCCTGATTTTGATCTTCCAGCTGTTGCTGCCCTCAAGACCAGTACTTGGCAGGAATCTGAG GATGAGTTCCAAGCTCCAAATAAATCCTCAATTGAAGAGGAGACACgagattcagagtgggattggGTTCTCGATAATAAGAATAATGAAAGAGACTTATGCTTTGTTTGTCGAAGTGGAGAGCTCACTACAGCACCAGCATTGCTGACTTATCGGTGCAATGATCGCCAGCAGACTCTGGAATCTGGGTTTGGTGGGAGGGAATTATCTGCATTCTCTGTCTCATCTCTTTATCCTTCAAAATTTTGTCCATCACTATGCCATCCAACAAGCTTTCACGACAATGATCTCGAAATGCATTATGACCCGCAGACTCTAGATTCTGGGTTTGTTGGGAGCGAATTATCTGCATTATTTGTCTCGTCTCATTATCCTTCACGGTATTGGCCATCACAATTCCAATCGACCAGCTTTCACAGTAATGATTTTAAATCATATTTTGACCGACAGACTCTAGAATCTGGGTTTGGGGGGAGAGAATCACCTGCATTCTCTGTCTCTTCTCATTATCCATTACAGTTTTGTCCATCACAATTTCCTTCAACCAGCTTTCACAACTATGACTGTGAAATACAATATCACAGGAAGGAAGATATTGCGATTTTTAGTGATCTTCCTTGTTCTTTATCACGTGATTCATATAATTCTCGTCGGGCCGAAGATTACAATTTTGATGACTCATATGTAGTGTTTTCGCCTCCAGAACAGGATCTGTTCATCCACAAGGGCTTCAATGAGAGAAATTATCATCCTCTATGCACTCCCTTGGATGTGATTCTGAATTGA
- the LOC115728769 gene encoding uncharacterized protein LOC115728769 isoform X1: MKIIALKTNARIPPRSRAPGGAGFRSFRSSETRLPHLIIPRSGQETASRKRVKFADNCEENRLGFREDEATTQEEAGFQISDVPKTSEYAFFKKLKENKGHRLSSRSMQNDATPAKKFISDYNPSTSTHVVGSVHEESGSSLLHQDVTSENSTSLQAPFGSVSRESGTWYSYKSGEVFPKKRENLLLWVKTTSFPEIDKLCSKGYGFVSVLLSRLNPMSNEDNDSTNLVRKQLDSSMSSKLHAYPQFGIRLKEFNQNCAWDFLEAEGRQCLDCSLSSGWANKPIERIIPDFDLPAVAALKTSTWQESEDEFQAPNKSSIEEETRDSEWDWVLDNKNNERDLCFVCRSGELTTAPALLTYRCNDRQQTLESGFGGRELSAFSVSSLYPSKFCPSLCHPTSFHDNDLEMHYDPQTLDSGFVGSELSALFVSSHYPSRYWPSQFQSTSFHSNDFKSYFDRQTLESGFGGRESPAFSVSSHYPLQFCPSQFPSTSFHNYDCEIQYHRKEDIAIFSDLPCSLSRDSYNSRRAEDYNFDDSYVVFSPPEQDLFIHKGFNERNYHPLCTPLDVILN; encoded by the exons ATGAAGATCATTGCTCTGAAAACGAACGCCAGAATCCCACCACGCTCGCGGGCTCCCGGCGGAGCTGGTTTTCGCTCATTTCGGAGCTCCGAGACCCGTTTGCCCCACCTAATAATCCCTCGATCGGGTCAAG AAACTGCAAGCAGAAAGAGAGTTAAGTTTGCTGATAATTGTGAGGAGAACCGCTTGGGCTTCAGGGAAGATGAAGCTACAACTCAAGAAGAAGCTGGGTTCCAAATAT CCGATGTCCCGAAGACCTCTGAGTAtgcatttttcaagaaattgaaggagaaCAAGGGTCACAGATTAAGCTCCCGTTCCATGCAAAATGATGCCACTCCAGCTAAGAAGTTTATATCTGACTACAATCCCAGCA CAAGTACCCATGTGGTCGGTAGCGTCCATGAGGAATCTGGGTCATCACTGCTTCACCAGGATGTTACATCTGAGAATTCTACCTCTCTTCAAGCTCCATTCGGTAGTGTATCTAGAGAATCAG GGACTTGGTATAGCTATAAGTCTGGTGAAGTCTTTCCTAAGAAGAGGGAGAATCTACTTTTGTGGGTCAAAACTACCTCCTTTCCTGAAATTGACAAACTCTGCTCAAAGGG GTATGGTTTTGTTTCCGTACTCTTAAGTCGCCTAAACCCAATGAGCAATGAGGACAAT GATTCTACAAATCTTGTTAGGAAGCAACTTGACTCCAGCATGAGCTCTAAACTGCATGCTTACCCACAGTTTGGTATTCGGTTAAAAGAGTTTAATCAGAATTGCGCATGGGACTTTCTGGAAGCTGAAGGTAGACAGTGCTTGGACTGTTCTCTATCCTCTGGGTGGGCAAATAAACCTATAGAAAGAATTATCCCTGATTTTGATCTTCCAGCTGTTGCTGCCCTCAAGACCAGTACTTGGCAGGAATCTGAG GATGAGTTCCAAGCTCCAAATAAATCCTCAATTGAAGAGGAGACACgagattcagagtgggattggGTTCTCGATAATAAGAATAATGAAAGAGACTTATGCTTTGTTTGTCGAAGTGGAGAGCTCACTACAGCACCAGCATTGCTGACTTATCGGTGCAATGATCGCCAGCAGACTCTGGAATCTGGGTTTGGTGGGAGGGAATTATCTGCATTCTCTGTCTCATCTCTTTATCCTTCAAAATTTTGTCCATCACTATGCCATCCAACAAGCTTTCACGACAATGATCTCGAAATGCATTATGACCCGCAGACTCTAGATTCTGGGTTTGTTGGGAGCGAATTATCTGCATTATTTGTCTCGTCTCATTATCCTTCACGGTATTGGCCATCACAATTCCAATCGACCAGCTTTCACAGTAATGATTTTAAATCATATTTTGACCGACAGACTCTAGAATCTGGGTTTGGGGGGAGAGAATCACCTGCATTCTCTGTCTCTTCTCATTATCCATTACAGTTTTGTCCATCACAATTTCCTTCAACCAGCTTTCACAACTATGACTGTGAAATACAATATCACAGGAAGGAAGATATTGCGATTTTTAGTGATCTTCCTTGTTCTTTATCACGTGATTCATATAATTCTCGTCGGGCCGAAGATTACAATTTTGATGACTCATATGTAGTGTTTTCGCCTCCAGAACAGGATCTGTTCATCCACAAGGGCTTCAATGAGAGAAATTATCATCCTCTATGCACTCCCTTGGATGTGATTCTGAATTGA
- the LOC115728769 gene encoding uncharacterized protein LOC115728769 isoform X2: MKIIALKTNARIPPRSRAPGGAGFRSFRSSETRLPHLIIPRSGQAASRKRVKFADNCEENRLGFREDEATTQEEAGFQISDVPKTSEYAFFKKLKENKGHRLSSRSMQNDATPAKKFISDYNPSTSTHVVGSVHEESGSSLLHQDVTSENSTSLQAPFGSVSRESGTWYSYKSGEVFPKKRENLLLWVKTTSFPEIDKLCSKGYGFVSVLLSRLNPMSNEDNDSTNLVRKQLDSSMSSKLHAYPQFGIRLKEFNQNCAWDFLEAEGRQCLDCSLSSGWANKPIERIIPDFDLPAVAALKTSTWQESEDEFQAPNKSSIEEETRDSEWDWVLDNKNNERDLCFVCRSGELTTAPALLTYRCNDRQQTLESGFGGRELSAFSVSSLYPSKFCPSLCHPTSFHDNDLEMHYDPQTLDSGFVGSELSALFVSSHYPSRYWPSQFQSTSFHSNDFKSYFDRQTLESGFGGRESPAFSVSSHYPLQFCPSQFPSTSFHNYDCEIQYHRKEDIAIFSDLPCSLSRDSYNSRRAEDYNFDDSYVVFSPPEQDLFIHKGFNERNYHPLCTPLDVILN; the protein is encoded by the exons ATGAAGATCATTGCTCTGAAAACGAACGCCAGAATCCCACCACGCTCGCGGGCTCCCGGCGGAGCTGGTTTTCGCTCATTTCGGAGCTCCGAGACCCGTTTGCCCCACCTAATAATCCCTCGATCGGGTCAAG CTGCAAGCAGAAAGAGAGTTAAGTTTGCTGATAATTGTGAGGAGAACCGCTTGGGCTTCAGGGAAGATGAAGCTACAACTCAAGAAGAAGCTGGGTTCCAAATAT CCGATGTCCCGAAGACCTCTGAGTAtgcatttttcaagaaattgaaggagaaCAAGGGTCACAGATTAAGCTCCCGTTCCATGCAAAATGATGCCACTCCAGCTAAGAAGTTTATATCTGACTACAATCCCAGCA CAAGTACCCATGTGGTCGGTAGCGTCCATGAGGAATCTGGGTCATCACTGCTTCACCAGGATGTTACATCTGAGAATTCTACCTCTCTTCAAGCTCCATTCGGTAGTGTATCTAGAGAATCAG GGACTTGGTATAGCTATAAGTCTGGTGAAGTCTTTCCTAAGAAGAGGGAGAATCTACTTTTGTGGGTCAAAACTACCTCCTTTCCTGAAATTGACAAACTCTGCTCAAAGGG GTATGGTTTTGTTTCCGTACTCTTAAGTCGCCTAAACCCAATGAGCAATGAGGACAAT GATTCTACAAATCTTGTTAGGAAGCAACTTGACTCCAGCATGAGCTCTAAACTGCATGCTTACCCACAGTTTGGTATTCGGTTAAAAGAGTTTAATCAGAATTGCGCATGGGACTTTCTGGAAGCTGAAGGTAGACAGTGCTTGGACTGTTCTCTATCCTCTGGGTGGGCAAATAAACCTATAGAAAGAATTATCCCTGATTTTGATCTTCCAGCTGTTGCTGCCCTCAAGACCAGTACTTGGCAGGAATCTGAG GATGAGTTCCAAGCTCCAAATAAATCCTCAATTGAAGAGGAGACACgagattcagagtgggattggGTTCTCGATAATAAGAATAATGAAAGAGACTTATGCTTTGTTTGTCGAAGTGGAGAGCTCACTACAGCACCAGCATTGCTGACTTATCGGTGCAATGATCGCCAGCAGACTCTGGAATCTGGGTTTGGTGGGAGGGAATTATCTGCATTCTCTGTCTCATCTCTTTATCCTTCAAAATTTTGTCCATCACTATGCCATCCAACAAGCTTTCACGACAATGATCTCGAAATGCATTATGACCCGCAGACTCTAGATTCTGGGTTTGTTGGGAGCGAATTATCTGCATTATTTGTCTCGTCTCATTATCCTTCACGGTATTGGCCATCACAATTCCAATCGACCAGCTTTCACAGTAATGATTTTAAATCATATTTTGACCGACAGACTCTAGAATCTGGGTTTGGGGGGAGAGAATCACCTGCATTCTCTGTCTCTTCTCATTATCCATTACAGTTTTGTCCATCACAATTTCCTTCAACCAGCTTTCACAACTATGACTGTGAAATACAATATCACAGGAAGGAAGATATTGCGATTTTTAGTGATCTTCCTTGTTCTTTATCACGTGATTCATATAATTCTCGTCGGGCCGAAGATTACAATTTTGATGACTCATATGTAGTGTTTTCGCCTCCAGAACAGGATCTGTTCATCCACAAGGGCTTCAATGAGAGAAATTATCATCCTCTATGCACTCCCTTGGATGTGATTCTGAATTGA